One window of Pseudomonas sp. FP198 genomic DNA carries:
- a CDS encoding TenA family transcriptional regulator, giving the protein MDAASYPQWAQQLIADCSESKRRVVEHELYQRMRDNKLSAKTMRHYLIGGWPVVEQFALYMAQNLTKTRFARHPGEDMARRWLMRNIRVELNHADYWVNWSAAHGVTLGDLQAQQVPPELHALSHWCWHTSSADSLIVAIAATNYAIEGATGEWSALVCSTGVYASAFAEEDRKRAMKWLKMHAQYDDAHPWEALEIICTLAGMNPSKALQMELRQAVCKSYDYMYLFLERCMQLEHSGAGEKASAGRERLALASN; this is encoded by the coding sequence ATGGACGCCGCCAGTTATCCACAATGGGCACAGCAGCTCATTGCCGACTGCAGCGAGAGCAAGCGCCGGGTTGTCGAACACGAACTGTATCAACGCATGCGCGACAACAAGCTCAGCGCCAAGACCATGCGCCACTACCTCATCGGTGGTTGGCCGGTCGTCGAACAGTTCGCCTTGTACATGGCACAGAACCTTACCAAGACCCGCTTCGCCCGCCACCCCGGCGAGGACATGGCGCGTCGTTGGTTGATGCGCAACATTCGTGTCGAGCTCAATCACGCCGATTATTGGGTCAACTGGAGCGCTGCCCACGGCGTGACGCTCGGAGACTTGCAGGCGCAGCAGGTGCCGCCGGAGCTTCATGCGCTGAGCCATTGGTGCTGGCACACCAGTTCGGCGGACTCGCTGATCGTGGCTATCGCCGCGACCAACTATGCCATCGAGGGGGCGACCGGGGAGTGGTCGGCACTGGTCTGCTCTACTGGTGTCTATGCGTCGGCGTTCGCCGAGGAAGACCGCAAGCGGGCCATGAAGTGGCTGAAGATGCATGCCCAGTATGACGATGCCCACCCGTGGGAAGCGCTGGAAATCATCTGTACGCTGGCGGGGATGAACCCGAGCAAGGCGCTCCAGATGGAACTGCGCCAGGCCGTTTGCAAGAGCTACGACTACATGTATCTGTTTCTGGAAAGGTGCATGCAGCTGGAGCACTCGGGCGCCGGCGAAAAAGCCTCGGCTGGCCGTGAACGGCTGGCGCTGGCCAGTAACTGA
- a CDS encoding GGDEF domain-containing protein encodes MKTPTQINAIAFDNAKLQRLGLAQPSPLVTRPISLAQLRQQLSQQLQTSLEPQRILGLFFREIQRLVPLDALVYQHKPSDLRLELGHRGHHNLSYNLSHEGEHLGELVFRRNQRFSSAEQSDLESILSALFFPLRNALLYRAATQSALRDPLTGTGNRIAMDQTLEREIDMARRHMQPLSLLMLDIDHFKRINDSHGHGVGDEVLKAVADSIKGQLRNVDMVFRFGGEEFLILLANTSREAAAMVGERLRYAAQAQDYFADGTRIELTVSLGCATLLPGESAESLVRRADNALYVAKREGRNRLTMAG; translated from the coding sequence AAAACGCCCACACAGATCAATGCAATCGCTTTCGACAACGCCAAGTTGCAGCGCCTGGGCCTCGCCCAGCCGTCGCCGCTCGTGACGCGGCCGATCAGCCTGGCGCAGCTGCGCCAGCAATTGAGCCAGCAGTTGCAGACCAGCCTGGAGCCGCAAAGGATTCTCGGTTTGTTCTTTCGTGAAATCCAGCGGCTGGTGCCTCTGGACGCACTGGTTTACCAGCACAAACCCAGCGACCTGCGCCTGGAGCTCGGCCACCGCGGGCACCACAACCTCAGCTACAACCTCAGCCATGAGGGCGAGCATCTGGGTGAGCTGGTGTTTCGTCGCAACCAGCGCTTCAGCAGCGCGGAACAGAGCGACCTGGAATCAATCCTGTCGGCGCTGTTTTTCCCGCTGCGTAACGCATTGCTCTACCGCGCCGCCACCCAGAGCGCCCTGCGCGATCCGCTGACCGGCACCGGCAATCGCATCGCCATGGACCAGACGCTGGAGCGGGAAATCGACATGGCCAGGCGGCATATGCAGCCGCTGTCGTTGCTGATGCTGGACATTGACCATTTCAAACGCATCAACGACAGCCATGGGCATGGGGTCGGTGACGAAGTACTCAAGGCCGTTGCCGACTCGATCAAGGGCCAGTTGCGCAACGTGGATATGGTGTTCAGGTTCGGCGGTGAGGAATTCCTGATCCTGCTGGCCAACACCAGCCGGGAAGCGGCAGCCATGGTCGGTGAACGGCTGCGTTATGCCGCCCAGGCCCAGGATTATTTTGCCGACGGCACGAGGATCGAATTGACGGTGAGCCTGGGCTGCGCGACGTTGCTGCCGGGCGAGTCCGCTGAAAGTCTCGTGCGCCGGGCGGATAATGCGCTGTACGTGGCCAAGCGCGAGGGGCGGAACCGGTTGACGATGGCGGGCTGA